A genomic stretch from Microbacterium proteolyticum includes:
- a CDS encoding BglG family transcription antiterminator — protein MTTKTRQDRLLALLLRDGEWSTAASLADALGVTPRSIRSYVTAVNARVTGGVAIESGPLGYRAGTNAAAALRTTTASDAGTPRDRLHTLVRRLLDAPDGIDVFETADSLHVSPATVEADLSRVRGLLGGTELTLERSASTARLRGTEVAQRRLLSKLAHDEMDAGLFDLDALRRTLGERSVGARAFGPFKAELVAELGALGYYVNEIGIGDVVMHIAIAADRTTRDRALGSPGGDSSDAAAAVVTLLDRLTLKHIGVPLGSGDLHHLATLVLTRIVAPDSPGDGDVRARLDPAVEAAVRVVVENAASEFLVDIAHDDFVLRLALHVQNLLARSREQAWSRNPLTRSLKSTYPMIFEVAVYIAKGLQDGLGIPILDDEIAYIAMHVGGRLERSRRADQLLTATIVCPGYYEMQELLRSSVDRSLGQAIEVVGVETRIDPAWDAIDSDLVLTTIDPPRPGDRFVRIQPFLTDADVERVQAAAGRIRRGRRLARLRAELERYFAPEAFVRGLDATAGEAGVIRRLGGLLVEQNVIDDDYVTRAVEREAISSTAFTDALAVPHAMGMTATQTRIAIGIADPSITWGEGRVQVVALVAFSETDREAFQTVFEQFVEVFSERDSVQRIVRRATSFPAFLDELVAVIDG, from the coding sequence GTGACGACGAAGACTCGCCAAGACCGCCTCCTGGCTCTGCTTCTGCGCGATGGGGAATGGTCGACGGCGGCGTCGCTCGCCGACGCGCTGGGGGTCACCCCACGCAGCATCCGCTCCTACGTCACCGCCGTCAACGCGCGTGTGACCGGCGGCGTCGCGATCGAATCGGGCCCGCTGGGGTATCGCGCGGGTACCAACGCGGCGGCGGCGCTGCGGACGACGACCGCATCGGATGCCGGAACCCCGCGCGACCGCCTCCACACCCTGGTGCGCCGGCTGCTCGATGCGCCCGACGGCATCGACGTCTTCGAGACCGCGGACTCCCTGCACGTCAGTCCCGCCACCGTCGAGGCCGACCTGTCGCGCGTGCGCGGCCTGCTCGGCGGCACCGAGCTGACGCTGGAGCGTTCGGCATCCACCGCCCGTTTGCGAGGGACGGAGGTCGCGCAGCGGCGACTGCTGTCGAAGCTCGCGCACGATGAGATGGATGCCGGCCTGTTCGACCTCGACGCGCTGCGACGCACGCTGGGGGAGCGTTCCGTCGGTGCCCGGGCCTTCGGACCGTTCAAGGCGGAGCTGGTCGCCGAGCTCGGAGCGCTCGGCTACTACGTCAACGAGATCGGCATCGGCGACGTGGTCATGCACATCGCCATCGCCGCGGATCGCACGACGCGCGACCGGGCCCTCGGCTCGCCCGGGGGCGACTCCTCCGACGCGGCGGCAGCCGTGGTGACGCTTCTGGACCGCCTCACGCTTAAGCACATCGGCGTCCCGCTGGGCTCGGGCGACCTGCACCACCTCGCGACGCTCGTGCTCACCCGGATCGTGGCCCCCGACTCTCCGGGCGACGGCGACGTGCGTGCCCGCCTCGATCCGGCCGTCGAGGCCGCGGTGCGCGTGGTGGTCGAGAACGCGGCATCCGAGTTCCTCGTCGACATCGCCCACGACGACTTCGTCCTGCGCCTGGCGCTGCACGTGCAGAATCTGCTGGCGCGATCACGGGAACAGGCGTGGTCGCGCAATCCGCTGACGCGGTCGTTGAAGTCGACGTACCCGATGATCTTCGAGGTCGCGGTGTACATCGCCAAGGGGCTGCAGGACGGCCTCGGCATCCCGATCCTCGACGACGAGATCGCCTACATCGCCATGCACGTCGGCGGCCGCCTCGAACGCAGCCGTCGTGCCGACCAGCTGCTGACCGCGACCATCGTCTGTCCCGGGTACTACGAGATGCAGGAGCTGCTGCGCTCGAGCGTCGACCGCTCGCTCGGGCAGGCGATCGAGGTGGTGGGCGTCGAGACGCGCATCGATCCGGCATGGGATGCCATCGACAGCGACCTGGTGCTCACCACGATCGACCCGCCGCGTCCCGGCGACCGGTTCGTTCGCATCCAGCCGTTCCTGACCGACGCCGACGTGGAGCGCGTTCAGGCCGCGGCCGGGCGCATCCGCCGCGGGCGGCGTCTCGCGCGCCTGCGGGCCGAGCTCGAGCGGTACTTCGCGCCGGAGGCGTTCGTCCGGGGCCTGGATGCCACTGCGGGCGAGGCCGGCGTCATCCGGCGCCTGGGCGGGCTGCTGGTGGAGCAGAACGTGATCGACGACGACTACGTCACCCGCGCCGTCGAGCGCGAGGCCATCTCGTCGACGGCGTTCACCGACGCCCTCGCCGTGCCGCACGCGATGGGTATGACCGCGACCCAGACCCGCATCGCCATCGGCATCGCCGACCCCTCCATCACGTGGGGTGAGGGGCGCGTGCAGGTGGTGGCGCTCGTGGCGTTCAGCGAGACCGACCGCGAGGCGTTCCAGACGGTGTTCGAGCAGTTCGTCGAGGTCTTCAGCGAGCGCGACAGCGTGCAGCGCATCGTGCGTCGCGCGACGTCGTTCCCCGCGTTCCTCGACGAGCTGGTCGCCGTCATCGACGGCTGA
- a CDS encoding class I SAM-dependent methyltransferase — MSPTWRRLVPRSLRLRSRLRLKNGRWRLDTPDRVLLEDVIAPEFLRQDDIRRMLDVGVAWYTRTYPRLYEGIEYHTIDVDPAMRRIAGPHHHTLSMTELPTVYPADTFDLVVCNGVFGWGLDTADEVGRGLDACAEVLRPGGWLVVGWNDMAGRRIPDLDALAAPRFDRAILPAARADHLVSATPYAHRYDFFTRR, encoded by the coding sequence ATGTCCCCCACCTGGAGACGACTCGTCCCCCGTAGCCTGCGCCTTCGCAGCCGGCTGCGTCTGAAGAACGGCCGCTGGCGCCTCGACACGCCCGACCGCGTCCTGCTCGAGGACGTCATCGCGCCCGAGTTCCTCCGTCAAGACGACATCCGGCGGATGCTCGACGTGGGCGTTGCCTGGTACACGCGGACGTATCCGCGTCTGTACGAGGGGATCGAGTACCACACCATCGACGTCGATCCCGCCATGCGCCGGATCGCGGGCCCGCATCACCACACCCTTTCGATGACCGAGCTGCCCACGGTGTACCCGGCGGACACCTTCGATCTGGTCGTGTGCAACGGCGTGTTCGGGTGGGGCTTGGACACGGCCGACGAGGTCGGGCGCGGTCTCGACGCCTGCGCCGAGGTGCTGCGACCGGGCGGCTGGCTCGTGGTGGGCTGGAACGACATGGCCGGTCGGCGCATCCCCGACCTCGACGCGCTCGCCGCCCCTCGCTTCGACCGCGCGATCTTGCCCGCGGCACGGGCCGACCACCTCGTGAGCGCCACCCCGTACGCCCACCGGTACGACTTCTTCACGCGCCGGTGA